The Chryseobacterium indicum genome includes a window with the following:
- a CDS encoding acyl-CoA thioesterase: MNYHTRKWVKPEDLNPNQSLFGGRLLQWIDEEAALYAVIQLENKKVVTKFISEINFVSSAKQGDIIEIGIEVSAFGSTSLTLRCDVRNKMTHQTIITVDKIVMVNLDENGNPAPHGKTKVEFVKDRLNNPSSL; encoded by the coding sequence ATGAACTACCACACAAGAAAATGGGTAAAACCCGAAGATCTTAATCCCAATCAGTCTCTTTTCGGAGGAAGACTGCTGCAGTGGATCGATGAAGAAGCTGCATTATATGCTGTTATTCAGCTCGAAAACAAAAAAGTAGTTACCAAATTCATCTCAGAAATCAACTTTGTAAGTTCTGCCAAACAAGGCGACATTATCGAAATCGGCATCGAAGTTTCTGCGTTTGGTTCCACATCTCTTACTTTAAGATGTGATGTCCGAAATAAAATGACGCATCAGACAATTATCACGGTAGATAAAATCGTTATGGTAAATCTCGACGAAAACGGAAATCCTGCCCCGCACGGAAAAACAAAAGTTGAATTTGTGAAAGACAGATTGAACAACCCAAGCTCCTTATGA
- a CDS encoding helix-turn-helix domain-containing protein — MKIFIKNMVCGRCIAAVESIFTEMNISLKSIALGEAETQQDISGHDLEKLEELLQKTGFERIKDSSHQLIEKIKNLIIVKISELDIDENFLLSEFLISKLHKDYSVLSKTFSHNENITLEQFFILQKIEKVKELLLYNEFTLTEISGKLGYKSVQHLSSQFRNSTGFTPTEFKKLKVHNRKPLDQI; from the coding sequence ATGAAGATTTTCATAAAAAATATGGTCTGCGGAAGATGTATTGCTGCTGTGGAATCGATTTTTACAGAGATGAATATCTCTTTGAAATCCATTGCACTCGGAGAAGCGGAAACACAGCAAGATATTTCCGGTCATGATCTGGAGAAACTTGAGGAACTTCTTCAGAAAACAGGTTTTGAAAGAATAAAAGACTCTTCGCATCAGTTAATTGAGAAAATTAAAAATTTAATTATTGTAAAAATCAGCGAACTGGATATTGATGAAAATTTCCTTTTGTCTGAATTTTTGATCTCCAAACTGCATAAAGATTACAGCGTCCTTTCCAAAACTTTTTCTCACAACGAAAACATCACGCTCGAACAGTTTTTCATCCTTCAGAAAATCGAAAAAGTAAAGGAACTTCTTCTCTATAACGAATTTACGCTGACCGAAATTTCCGGAAAACTGGGGTATAAAAGTGTTCAGCATTTATCATCTCAATTCAGAAACAGTACAGGCTTCACTCCTACTGAGTTCAAAAAATTAAAAGTCCATAACAGAAAACCGCTGGACCAGATTTAA
- a CDS encoding heavy metal translocating P-type ATPase — protein sequence MQKQYTIHGMTCSGCQKKISDKLNSLENIKADINLENNTATIISDKEFEINTLNKALEEIGNYKLEDPDNPEKTFIKPQDRVSPSSVYYCPMECEGDKVYFQQGKRCPVCNMYLVPIEEKHAKDPNFKPAYSQTNLPENFKDNIGKYYCPMFCESDKTYSEKGDCPVCNMHLEEITEDLVKSSATHSHHHVHDHSHHHEAPKVTDAMAGKYYCPMYCEGDKVYDSNVGCPVCGMDLVKYPEKKAAKYTCPMHPEIIRNEPGDCPICGMDLVRMPDKNEKEDETYNVLKKKFIISLAFTIPVFILSMGGMFFDFPFSHQIQGIFELILTLPVVFYSGWFLMKRGFVSFKTGNLNMFSLIVLGVAAAFIFSIVALIFPDIIPHEIRGSHHETPLYFEAVCVILTLVILGQLMEAAAHKKTGNAIRELMNLSPDEANLIVNGEEKKVLLSQVKIGDLLKVKPGEKIPVDGKITEGNSVVNESMITGEPIPVEKNVHDKVSSGTINGNQVFIMKAEKVGDETLLSQIIKMVNEASRSKAPIQKLTDKVSKIFVPTVIFIAVLTFVLWQIFGPEGQKTLFAFVNAVAVLIVACPCALGLATPMSLMVGIGKGAKNGILIKNAEALEQMNKINVLITDKTGTLTEGKPSVEHIETINNDQNSILKIAYSLNQNSEHPLSNAVIKKAKAENIIPEKVEQFENISGKGIKGNINGKTIFLGNEGLLTSHQIFIPQNIKQNAKEIQAKAHTISYVAQENEVLGFISFTDKIKESSKKAAQQLLSEGIDIIMMTGDNENTAKAVAEELGIRHFKANCLPEDKLNEVKKLQKQGKIVAMTGDGINDSPALAQANIGIAMGTGTDVAIESAEITLLKGDILGVARAKLLSEKLLKNIKENLFFAFIYNVLGVPVAAGLLYPFFGILLSPMIAAAAMSFSSLSVILNSLRLNSVDLDIE from the coding sequence ATGCAAAAACAATATACAATTCATGGAATGACCTGTTCCGGATGCCAGAAAAAAATTTCTGATAAACTGAACAGTTTAGAAAATATAAAAGCTGATATAAATCTCGAAAATAATACAGCAACCATTATCTCCGACAAAGAATTTGAAATCAATACTTTAAATAAAGCACTCGAAGAAATCGGCAACTACAAACTGGAAGATCCGGACAATCCTGAAAAAACCTTCATTAAACCACAGGACAGAGTTTCTCCGTCTTCGGTTTACTATTGCCCAATGGAATGTGAAGGTGATAAAGTTTATTTTCAACAGGGAAAAAGATGTCCTGTCTGCAATATGTATCTGGTTCCTATTGAGGAAAAGCACGCAAAAGATCCGAATTTTAAACCTGCTTATTCCCAAACAAATCTACCTGAAAATTTCAAAGACAATATCGGAAAATATTATTGTCCGATGTTCTGCGAAAGCGATAAAACTTATTCTGAAAAAGGAGATTGTCCAGTCTGCAATATGCATCTCGAAGAAATTACAGAAGACTTGGTAAAGAGTTCAGCCACTCATTCGCACCATCATGTCCACGATCATTCCCATCATCATGAAGCACCGAAAGTAACCGATGCAATGGCAGGAAAATACTATTGTCCAATGTATTGTGAAGGCGATAAAGTCTACGACAGCAATGTCGGGTGTCCCGTTTGCGGAATGGATCTCGTAAAATATCCTGAGAAAAAAGCGGCAAAATACACCTGTCCGATGCATCCTGAAATCATTCGTAACGAACCGGGAGACTGCCCGATCTGCGGAATGGATCTCGTAAGAATGCCCGATAAAAACGAAAAAGAAGATGAAACCTACAATGTCTTAAAAAAGAAATTCATCATTTCACTGGCTTTTACCATTCCTGTTTTTATACTTTCGATGGGCGGAATGTTTTTTGATTTTCCTTTTTCCCATCAAATTCAGGGAATTTTTGAGTTGATTTTAACACTTCCTGTCGTTTTTTATTCAGGATGGTTTTTAATGAAAAGAGGATTTGTTTCTTTCAAGACAGGGAACTTAAATATGTTTAGTTTAATTGTTTTAGGCGTTGCAGCCGCATTTATTTTCAGCATTGTCGCTTTGATTTTCCCTGATATCATTCCGCATGAAATTCGTGGCAGTCATCATGAAACTCCATTATATTTCGAAGCGGTCTGTGTTATTTTAACACTGGTTATTTTGGGACAGCTAATGGAAGCTGCGGCGCACAAAAAAACAGGAAATGCCATCCGTGAACTGATGAACTTGTCTCCCGATGAAGCCAATCTTATCGTTAATGGAGAAGAGAAAAAAGTACTGCTTTCACAGGTTAAAATCGGTGATTTATTAAAAGTAAAACCCGGTGAGAAAATTCCGGTAGACGGAAAAATAACGGAAGGAAATTCTGTAGTTAATGAAAGTATGATTACCGGAGAGCCGATTCCTGTTGAGAAAAATGTTCATGATAAAGTTTCTTCCGGAACCATCAACGGAAACCAAGTTTTCATCATGAAAGCGGAAAAAGTTGGTGATGAAACCCTCCTTTCCCAAATTATTAAAATGGTTAACGAAGCGAGCCGAAGCAAAGCCCCGATCCAGAAACTCACGGATAAAGTTTCTAAAATATTTGTTCCGACAGTAATTTTCATTGCGGTTTTAACGTTTGTTTTATGGCAGATTTTCGGTCCGGAAGGTCAGAAAACCCTCTTTGCTTTTGTGAATGCAGTGGCAGTTTTAATTGTAGCCTGTCCCTGTGCTTTAGGTTTGGCAACACCGATGTCTCTGATGGTAGGAATCGGGAAAGGCGCAAAAAACGGAATCTTAATTAAAAATGCTGAAGCTCTTGAACAGATGAATAAGATAAATGTGCTGATTACCGATAAAACAGGAACTTTAACAGAAGGAAAACCATCCGTAGAACATATTGAAACAATCAACAATGATCAAAATTCAATTCTGAAAATAGCCTATTCATTAAATCAGAATTCGGAACATCCGCTTTCAAATGCCGTGATTAAAAAGGCAAAAGCTGAAAATATAATTCCTGAAAAAGTAGAACAATTTGAAAATATTTCCGGAAAAGGAATCAAAGGAAACATCAACGGAAAAACAATTTTCCTTGGAAACGAAGGTCTTTTAACCTCACATCAGATTTTTATTCCTCAAAATATAAAACAAAATGCGAAAGAAATCCAGGCGAAAGCACATACCATTTCTTATGTCGCTCAGGAAAACGAAGTTTTAGGATTCATCAGTTTTACCGATAAAATTAAAGAAAGTTCTAAAAAAGCGGCTCAGCAGTTATTGAGTGAGGGAATTGACATTATCATGATGACCGGAGACAACGAAAACACGGCAAAAGCCGTTGCGGAAGAATTGGGTATCCGACATTTTAAAGCAAACTGTCTTCCTGAAGATAAATTAAATGAAGTAAAAAAACTTCAGAAACAAGGGAAAATTGTCGCGATGACCGGCGACGGAATCAACGACTCTCCTGCTTTAGCTCAGGCAAACATCGGAATTGCGATGGGAACAGGAACCGATGTTGCCATAGAAAGTGCAGAAATTACTTTGCTTAAAGGTGATATTTTAGGCGTTGCAAGAGCAAAGCTGTTAAGTGAAAAACTACTGAAAAACATTAAAGAGAATCTGTTTTTCGCTTTTATATACAATGTTTTGGGCGTTCCCGTTGCGGCAGGATTATTGTATCCGTTTTTTGGAATCCTGTTATCTCCGATGATTGCAGCCGCAGCGATGAGTTTTAGTTCTCTTTCAGTTATTCTGAACTCTCTGCGACTGAATTCGGTGGATCTGGATATTGAATAA
- a CDS encoding DUF72 domain-containing protein has protein sequence MKKENLYIGCSGFYNNDWKGSLYPEDSKSKDFLILYSKEFNCVEINSTFYRKPSAKTLLKWYDETSGNFKFFIKIPKTISHEKRLKDCKEEIAEFCHHIESHLKEKLSGFLYQFPPSFKNTQENIDLILNNLHFNYLNVIEFRHESWWNEEVFRILKQNKVIFSGVSFPGSLPEDLIINNPEILYYRLHGKPVLYKSEYSNEFIENLAEKIKNSQHKSFIFFNNTWGNAAIKNSLYLKKILD, from the coding sequence ATGAAAAAAGAAAATCTATACATCGGCTGTTCCGGATTTTACAATAACGATTGGAAGGGTTCATTGTATCCGGAAGATTCGAAAAGTAAAGACTTTCTAATCCTTTATTCAAAGGAGTTTAACTGTGTGGAAATTAATTCTACTTTTTACAGAAAACCTAGTGCAAAAACGCTGTTGAAATGGTATGACGAAACGTCCGGTAATTTTAAGTTTTTCATTAAAATTCCGAAAACCATTTCCCATGAAAAGCGACTGAAAGACTGTAAAGAAGAAATTGCGGAATTCTGTCATCATATTGAATCTCATCTGAAGGAAAAACTGTCCGGATTTCTGTATCAGTTTCCTCCATCTTTTAAAAATACTCAGGAAAATATTGATTTAATTCTTAACAATCTTCATTTCAATTATCTGAATGTCATCGAATTTCGTCACGAATCTTGGTGGAATGAAGAAGTGTTTAGAATTTTGAAGCAAAACAAGGTCATTTTTTCAGGTGTCAGTTTCCCCGGAAGTTTGCCGGAAGATCTTATCATCAATAATCCTGAAATTTTATATTATCGGCTTCATGGAAAACCTGTGCTTTACAAATCTGAATACAGCAATGAATTTATTGAAAATTTAGCTGAAAAGATTAAAAATTCACAACATAAATCCTTTATCTTTTTCAATAATACGTGGGGAAATGCTGCTATTAAAAATTCACTGTATTTAAAGAAAATTCTAGACTAA
- a CDS encoding polysaccharide deacetylase family protein: MTKTFAEKSRNKTFLGMFALVSATSILFNSCNQKKDKKESEKLIPKDHPVAKIVPKLDDENVPSDKRVIYLTFDDGPNRGTENLLKILHKRNICATAFLVGKHAYGSKKQQEDLELLRKDHLIELANHSFTHAHNKYTDFYKNPAGVVEDFNAAKDSLKLYDKIARTPGRNIWRLNNITVTDLKSSTKAADKLKQAGYKVIGWDLEWKPTNKMALKGKHEEMLKKVDSIFFNDLEKTSRHLVFLTHDQYLTDADSINELDLFIEKLQKSNRFVFRKISEYPKINEVLN, translated from the coding sequence ATGACAAAAACTTTTGCGGAAAAGTCTAGAAACAAGACTTTTCTCGGGATGTTTGCATTGGTGAGTGCAACTTCAATCTTATTCAACAGCTGTAATCAAAAAAAAGACAAAAAAGAATCTGAAAAACTGATTCCGAAAGACCATCCCGTCGCAAAAATTGTCCCCAAACTTGATGATGAAAATGTTCCTTCAGATAAAAGAGTAATTTATCTGACCTTTGATGACGGTCCCAATCGGGGAACCGAAAATCTTCTTAAAATTTTACACAAAAGAAATATCTGCGCCACTGCATTTCTTGTAGGTAAACACGCTTACGGAAGCAAAAAGCAACAGGAAGATCTGGAACTGTTAAGAAAAGATCATTTAATAGAACTTGCGAATCACAGTTTCACGCACGCGCACAACAAATACACCGATTTTTACAAAAATCCGGCGGGTGTTGTTGAAGATTTTAATGCGGCAAAAGACAGTCTGAAACTGTATGATAAAATCGCGAGAACTCCCGGAAGAAATATCTGGAGACTGAATAACATTACCGTAACCGACCTGAAAAGTTCAACGAAAGCCGCAGATAAGCTAAAACAGGCAGGTTACAAAGTAATCGGTTGGGATCTTGAGTGGAAGCCGACCAATAAAATGGCATTAAAGGGAAAACATGAAGAAATGCTGAAAAAAGTAGACAGTATTTTCTTTAATGACCTTGAAAAAACTTCAAGACATCTGGTTTTTCTTACGCATGACCAATATTTAACCGATGCAGATTCCATAAATGAGCTCGATCTTTTTATTGAAAAGCTCCAGAAAAGCAACCGTTTTGTTTTCAGAAAAATCTCAGAATATCCGAAGATTAATGAGGTTTTGAATTAA
- a CDS encoding YggS family pyridoxal phosphate-dependent enzyme, which yields MSIQENYNHIKSQLPSDVQLVAVSKTHPVSAIQEVYDLGQRVFGENKVQEVTEKYPLLPKDIQWHLIGHLQTNKVKYIAEFVDTIQSVDSEKLIREINKEAVKHNRIIKVLLQVKIAEEESKFGLDINESKDLFEQYLKGEFQNVEITGLMGMATFTDDKDQVKKEFLNLKSLFDELNQLKKLETLSMGMSDDFPIAIECGANSVRVGSAIFGRRDYSQ from the coding sequence ATGAGTATTCAGGAAAATTACAATCATATTAAAAGCCAGCTTCCTTCTGATGTACAGTTGGTTGCGGTTTCAAAAACACATCCTGTTTCGGCGATTCAGGAAGTTTATGATTTGGGACAGAGAGTTTTTGGTGAAAATAAAGTGCAGGAAGTCACAGAAAAGTACCCTCTCCTTCCCAAAGATATTCAGTGGCATCTGATCGGGCATCTTCAGACAAATAAAGTAAAATATATTGCTGAATTTGTAGATACGATTCAAAGTGTAGATTCTGAAAAGCTGATCCGTGAGATCAATAAAGAAGCGGTAAAACACAACCGGATTATTAAAGTATTGCTTCAGGTGAAAATTGCAGAGGAAGAAAGTAAATTTGGACTCGATATCAATGAGTCCAAAGATTTGTTTGAACAATACCTAAAAGGAGAATTTCAGAATGTTGAAATTACCGGATTGATGGGAATGGCAACTTTCACGGACGATAAAGATCAGGTAAAAAAGGAATTTTTAAACCTGAAAAGTCTTTTTGATGAATTAAATCAATTAAAAAAGCTCGAAACATTATCAATGGGAATGAGTGACGATTTTCCGATCGCCATTGAATGTGGTGCCAATTCCGTAAGAGTGGGATCTGCGATTTTCGGGAGAAGAGATTATTCTCAATAA
- a CDS encoding sigma-54-dependent transcriptional regulator has protein sequence MQKILIVEDEKAISGVLHSILSDELTDYEFVIAEDGLEGYKQVEKEDFALVISDIKMPKLSGTELLKQSLALKPESTFIMISGHADIDSAVSCLRDGAYDFISKPIDINRLITSVKNALVKETLKKENKNLQTENKTLKRKVNKKYQMIGESAGLKKIQDMIEKVAVSDARVLITGPNGAGKELVAHAIHNQSDRARGPMVEVNCAAIPSELIESELFGHVKGSFTGAIKDKQGKFEQANGGTIFLDEIGDMSLIAQAKVLRALQESKVSPVGSDKEIKVDVRVLAATNKNMQKEIEAGRFREDLYHRLSVIEIYVPPLDERKEDIRLLVEHFSGMIADEHGTAVKKFDDKAIEALKALSWTGNIRELRNVVERLIILGGNTVSAEDVASFVRK, from the coding sequence ATGCAAAAAATCCTTATTGTAGAAGACGAAAAAGCAATCTCAGGAGTACTCCACAGTATTCTTTCTGACGAACTAACCGACTATGAATTTGTAATCGCCGAAGACGGACTTGAAGGCTATAAACAGGTAGAAAAAGAAGATTTCGCACTGGTGATTTCCGATATCAAAATGCCTAAACTTTCAGGTACTGAACTTTTAAAGCAAAGTTTAGCGCTGAAACCGGAATCCACTTTTATTATGATTTCCGGACATGCGGATATCGATTCTGCGGTTTCATGCCTTAGAGACGGTGCTTACGATTTCATTTCTAAGCCAATCGACATCAACAGACTGATTACGAGCGTAAAAAATGCTTTAGTTAAAGAAACACTGAAAAAAGAAAATAAAAATCTTCAGACAGAAAATAAAACGCTAAAGAGAAAGGTAAATAAAAAATACCAGATGATCGGCGAATCGGCAGGCTTGAAGAAAATCCAGGATATGATCGAAAAGGTTGCTGTTTCTGATGCAAGGGTTTTAATTACAGGACCAAACGGAGCCGGAAAAGAGCTGGTTGCACATGCAATTCATAATCAAAGTGACAGAGCAAGAGGTCCGATGGTAGAAGTTAACTGTGCGGCGATTCCTTCTGAACTGATTGAATCTGAATTATTTGGTCACGTAAAAGGATCTTTTACAGGGGCTATTAAGGATAAGCAGGGGAAATTTGAGCAGGCAAACGGAGGAACAATATTCTTAGATGAGATCGGAGATATGAGCTTAATTGCTCAGGCAAAAGTGTTGAGAGCATTACAGGAAAGCAAAGTTTCGCCTGTAGGAAGCGATAAGGAGATTAAGGTGGATGTAAGAGTTCTTGCTGCAACCAATAAAAATATGCAGAAGGAAATCGAGGCGGGAAGATTTAGGGAAGATCTTTACCACAGACTTTCTGTGATTGAAATCTACGTTCCGCCATTGGATGAAAGAAAAGAAGACATCAGATTACTGGTTGAGCATTTCTCCGGAATGATTGCTGATGAACATGGTACTGCTGTAAAAAAATTCGATGATAAGGCGATTGAAGCTTTAAAAGCGCTTTCATGGACCGGAAATATCAGAGAATTGAGAAACGTTGTGGAAAGATTGATTATTTTAGGAGGAAACACGGTTTCTGCCGAAGACGTTGCAAGTTTTGTAAGGAAATAA
- a CDS encoding MATE family efflux transporter: MNFLNKNYTKECLTLALPVMLTQVGQVSVNLFDNIIVGNLLGADALASVSLGNAVFFSMFVLALGFSFAIPPLVSEAHSKHDHKTINSVFSHGFVINMTVGILLMGILLLGMPLLYKSGQPEKIIPDTVDFLTIMAISIVPFMAFQTLREVSEGLSYTIGVTKATIIANVINIVLNYVFIKGLWIFPEMGVKGSALASLIARIFMVVFLYFVLSNENKTKQYIKDFSLKVEVFSKKMFEKMIRLGFPTALQMFFEVTAFAGAAFICGLISAHDIASHQIALSMASFTFNLCIGFSVASTVMIGRKLGEQNFVELRKVGINNLKIAFIFMCICGIVFVLGRNILPTFFTKKEEVEVIALASKLMIIAALFQLSDGIQVTALGMLRGLQDVKIPSIYTFIAYWVITIPLGYFLCVTMKMGAFGMWIALGLGLTVSAVMLVKRFLNMSAKRIKQNL; encoded by the coding sequence ATGAACTTTTTGAATAAAAACTATACGAAAGAATGCCTCACGCTGGCTCTTCCTGTGATGTTGACGCAGGTTGGACAGGTTTCGGTGAATCTTTTTGATAATATTATTGTAGGAAATCTTCTGGGAGCCGATGCTCTGGCTTCAGTTTCATTGGGAAATGCTGTGTTTTTCTCAATGTTTGTATTGGCTTTGGGATTTTCTTTTGCGATTCCGCCTTTGGTTTCGGAAGCGCATTCGAAGCATGACCACAAAACGATCAATTCCGTTTTCAGTCATGGTTTTGTCATCAATATGACGGTGGGAATTTTGCTAATGGGGATTTTACTTTTGGGAATGCCCTTGCTTTACAAATCCGGACAGCCTGAGAAGATCATTCCGGATACGGTTGATTTTTTAACGATTATGGCAATCAGCATTGTTCCTTTTATGGCTTTTCAGACGTTAAGAGAAGTTTCGGAAGGGCTTTCTTACACGATTGGAGTTACTAAAGCGACTATTATTGCCAATGTCATTAATATTGTTTTAAACTATGTCTTCATTAAAGGGCTTTGGATTTTTCCTGAAATGGGGGTAAAAGGTTCTGCCCTCGCAAGTTTAATTGCGAGAATTTTCATGGTGGTTTTCCTGTATTTTGTGCTCTCCAATGAGAATAAAACGAAACAGTACATCAAAGATTTTTCGTTAAAAGTTGAAGTTTTTTCAAAGAAAATGTTTGAAAAGATGATAAGACTCGGTTTTCCGACGGCTTTACAAATGTTTTTTGAAGTGACTGCTTTTGCGGGAGCCGCTTTTATCTGCGGTCTGATTTCGGCGCACGATATTGCTTCTCATCAGATTGCTTTAAGTATGGCTTCTTTTACTTTTAATTTATGTATTGGATTCAGTGTGGCTTCAACGGTTATGATCGGGAGAAAACTGGGAGAACAGAATTTCGTTGAATTAAGAAAGGTAGGAATCAACAATCTGAAAATTGCCTTTATCTTCATGTGCATCTGCGGAATTGTTTTTGTTCTCGGACGCAACATTCTTCCGACATTTTTCACCAAAAAAGAGGAAGTTGAAGTGATTGCTTTAGCATCTAAATTAATGATAATTGCCGCATTATTCCAGCTTTCGGATGGAATTCAGGTGACAGCTTTGGGAATGCTGAGAGGATTGCAGGATGTTAAAATTCCTTCTATCTATACATTTATTGCGTATTGGGTTATCACAATTCCTTTAGGATATTTCCTTTGTGTAACAATGAAAATGGGTGCTTTCGGAATGTGGATCGCTTTAGGTTTGGGATTAACGGTTTCCGCTGTAATGCTGGTCAAACGGTTTTTGAATATGTCTGCAAAAAGAATTAAGCAGAATTTGTAA
- a CDS encoding GNAT family N-acetyltransferase: MEELRFRNAELKDLPKIVEIYNSTIPSRMVTADTENISVESRIEWFHDHNPEKRPLWIIENEQNEVLGWVSFSSFYGRPAYNGTVELSIYMDESSRGKGYGKKVLQYCIDNAPKFEVKTLLGFIFLHNEPSLKLFRHFGFEDWGVFPDVAVLDGVERTLVILGKRVG; this comes from the coding sequence ATGGAAGAACTGAGATTCAGAAATGCTGAACTGAAAGATTTGCCCAAAATTGTAGAAATTTACAACTCAACCATTCCTTCGAGAATGGTGACCGCCGATACGGAAAATATTTCTGTAGAGAGCAGAATCGAATGGTTTCATGACCACAATCCTGAAAAAAGACCACTCTGGATCATTGAAAATGAACAGAACGAAGTCTTAGGCTGGGTTAGTTTTTCATCATTCTACGGAAGACCTGCGTACAACGGAACGGTGGAACTCAGCATTTACATGGATGAAAGCTCGCGCGGAAAAGGCTACGGAAAAAAAGTACTGCAATACTGCATTGATAACGCACCAAAATTTGAAGTAAAAACACTATTGGGATTCATCTTTTTACATAATGAACCCAGCCTGAAATTATTCCGACACTTTGGTTTTGAAGATTGGGGCGTTTTTCCGGATGTAGCAGTTTTGGATGGCGTTGAAAGAACTTTGGTGATTTTGGGAAAAAGAGTAGGATAG
- a CDS encoding Crp/Fnr family transcriptional regulator — MLRTNQTFLDYLEGLYRSEEHKGNIVLESFEKGDKILVQNQISTKIMLVKSGITKCYFVEENGKEYIVEFMGKGEIIGEIEVIKNVPCICSIEAITEVTVYSMSIPYFQALIKKDLTLNNLLLDVFAERIFNTSSRASYQQLHKTEHTLSQLLEVKSREMEISKEDMATYLGTTVESLNRALEELQENNSEE; from the coding sequence ATGTTACGAACCAATCAGACATTTTTAGACTACCTTGAAGGATTGTACAGAAGTGAAGAACATAAAGGGAATATTGTTTTAGAATCTTTTGAAAAAGGCGATAAAATATTAGTTCAAAATCAGATCTCCACAAAGATCATGCTCGTTAAAAGCGGCATTACCAAATGCTATTTTGTGGAAGAAAACGGGAAAGAATATATTGTGGAATTTATGGGAAAAGGAGAGATCATCGGTGAAATCGAAGTCATCAAAAACGTTCCCTGTATCTGCAGCATTGAAGCGATTACGGAAGTTACCGTTTATTCGATGTCGATTCCTTATTTTCAGGCATTGATCAAAAAAGACCTTACCCTCAATAATTTATTGTTGGATGTTTTTGCAGAGCGCATTTTCAATACTTCAAGCCGCGCTTCTTATCAGCAGCTTCACAAGACAGAACATACACTTTCACAACTGTTGGAAGTAAAATCCAGAGAAATGGAAATTTCAAAAGAAGATATGGCAACTTATCTCGGAACTACCGTAGAAAGCCTGAACCGGGCTTTGGAAGAGCTTCAGGAGAATAATTCTGAAGAATAA